From a single Pseudorasbora parva isolate DD20220531a chromosome 15, ASM2467924v1, whole genome shotgun sequence genomic region:
- the bmp2b gene encoding bone morphogenetic protein 2b, translated as MVAVVRALTVLLLGQVLLGGAAGLIPEIDRRKYSDSGRHTPERSDMNFLNEFELRLLNMFGLKRRPTPSKSAVVPQYMLDLYYMHSENDDPNIRRPRSTMGKHVERAASRANTIRSFHHEEAFEALSSLKGKTTQQFFFNLTSVPVEELITAAELRVFRDQVLGDPGAGGFHRINIYEVFRPALAPSKEPLTRLLDTRLVQDSHTRWESFDVGSAVARWASESQHNHGLLVEVLHPEEPEGTEEAERNQRRHVRVSRSLHADEDSWAQARPLLVTYSHDGQGSAVLHSNREKRQARRGPKQRRKHPRTNCRRHALYVDFSDVGWNEWIVAPPGYHAFYCHGECPFPLSDHLNSTNHAIVQTLVNSVNSNIPRACCVPTELSPISLLYLDEYEKVILKNYQDMVVEGCGCR; from the exons ATGGTCGCCGTGGTCCGCGCTCTCACGGTGCTGCTGCTCGGTCAGGTGTTGCTGGGAGGTGCCGCTGGACTCATTCCCGAGATCGACCGACGGAAATACAGTGATTCGGGGAGACACACACCGGAGCGATCAGATATGAACTTCCTGAACGAGTTCGAGCTACGGCTGCTCAATATGTTTGGACTGAAGCGAAGGCCCACTCCGAGCAAATCAGCGGTGGTCCCTCAGTATATGCTGGACTTGTATTATATGCACTCCGAAAACGATGACCCGAACATCCGGCGCCCGAGGAGCACTATGGGAAAGCATGTGGAACGGGCAGCCAGCAGAGCAAACACAATACGAAGTTTTCATCACGAAG AGGCTTTCGAAGCACTGTCCAGCTTGAAAGGAAAAACTACACAGCAGTTTTTCTTCAACCTTACCTCCGTTCCCGTCGAGGAGCTCATCACGGCCGCGGAGCTGCGTGTTTTCAGGGACCAGGTTCTCGGTGACCCCGGCGCAGGTGGCTTCCACCGAATTAACATTTACGAGGTGTTCAGGCCAGCGCTGGCCCCCTCCAAAGAGCCTCTAACCAGACTTCTCGACACCCGATTGGTGCAGGACTCTCACACGCGCTGGGAGAGCTTTGACGTGGGCTCGGCCGTGGCTCGCTGGGCCAGTGAATCCCAGCACAACCACGGGCTTCTTGTGGAAGTGCTCCATCCTGAGGAGCCTGAAGGAACCGAGGAGGCCGAGAGGAACCAGAGGAGGCACGTGAGGGTTAGCCGCTCCCTTCACGCGGACGAGGACTCATGGGCACAGGCCCGGCCGCTTCTGGTGACCTACAGCCATGACGGTCAAGGCTCGGCCGTCCTGCATTCGAACCGAGAGAAGCGGCAGGCCCGGCGAGGGCCGAAGCAGCGCAGGAAGCACCCGCGCACCAACTGCAGGCGGCACGCTCTTTACGTGGACTTCAGCGACGTGGGCTGGAATGAGTGGATCGTGGCGCCGCCTGGCTACCACGCTTTCTACTGCCACGGCGAGTGTCCCTTCCCGCTCTCGGACCACCTGAACTCCACCAATCACGCCATCGTCCAGACGCTGGTGAACTCGGTCAATTCCAACATTCCCCGAGCCTGCTGCGTCCCGACAGAGCTTAGCCCCATTTCGCTGCTGTACCTGGACGAGTACGagaaagtcattcttaaaaactatcaggacatggtggtgGAGGGCTGTGGGTGTCGATGA